One Solea senegalensis isolate Sse05_10M linkage group LG3, IFAPA_SoseM_1, whole genome shotgun sequence genomic window carries:
- the dcp1b gene encoding mRNA-decapping enzyme 1B — protein MTATSAGSCLTAKGLDISLAALKRQDPYINNIVDVASQVALYTYNNRSNEWEKTEVEGTLFIYTRLASPRHGFTIMNRLRMENLTEPITKDLDFQLQDPFLLYRNARLVIHGIWFYDKVDCQRIAQRMKILTHQEQVLAQSQGGWLLPAGVEGRRVVGGGGRGRGRGQVVGGRGGDVGGGGGSGSGGGGGGGGSEGKAVDIIQMLTKARTEYDKVKCTPEPKEIGGSSVLYGNPNLIKPIPVKPNTQDSEGAEPKSLSLATLFGSQHQHHHSSKTATATAEPGSAAGKGSRPPVARTLTYDDTLINSGRSVHRSDGGSRAVTGEDDHHQQELLQHCPAIQKLMQGQRGVLQTLSESPENRLCDNGVPMDHHHHHHHHQQHHHHHHQQQQQQLQQHDPIKKLFQAQLPPPPSSSSFSPAAPSFCSIPPPHPLQQHPHLTSKSLMVDSGSCSHLQVQQNQQLFFSLSKPQTDGGHNIMSLSALQKAGLSCQMPGVVSPHELLQKLQLVQQEQSLASSEAPRHCPGLAPRFLGSTQSQSACSVVGPGPNQIAATVGQKAAPQLPVISETISPHQIPATVAPNLLLSPSVFSQAKSGSGSSAVAQENCHEVPVLSRSQLQATLLHLIQTDGSFLDTIHKTYVSRCANNSSTKYQ, from the exons ATGACAGCTACTTCAGCAGGGAGCTGCCTTACCGCGAAAGGACTGGACATAAGTCTGGCTGCCCTGAAACGACAAGACCCCTACATCAACAATATCGTGGACGTGGCCAGTCAGGTGGCTTTGTACACTTATAACAACAGGTCAAATGAATGG GAGAAGACAGAGGTGGAAGGAACACTTTTTATCTACACAAG GTTGGCATCTCCCAGGCATGGCTTCACCATAATGAACAGACTCCGCATGGAGAATTTGACAGAGCCAATCACCAAGGACCTGGACTTTCAGCTCCAGGACCCCTTCCTGCTGTACCGCAATGCACGCT TGGTTATCCATGGGATTTGGTTCTATGATAAGGTGGATTGTCAACGAATTGCCCAGAGAATGAAGAT TCTAACCCATCAGGAGCAGGTCCTTGCTCAGTCTCAGGGCGGCTGGCTGTTACCAGCAGGAGTAGAAGGAAGAAGAGTTGTTGGGGGAgggggaagaggaagaggaagaggacaagttgttggaggaagaggaggagatgttggaggaggaggtgggagtgggagtggtGGAGGGGGCGGcggaggaggaagtgaagggAAGGCAGTCGACATCATCCAGATGCTGACTAAAGCGCGAACAGAGTATGACAAG GTAAAGTGTACTCCAGAGCCAAAGGAAATTGGTGGCAGCAGTGTTCTATATGGAAACCCTAACCTGATCAAACCGATACCTGTTAAACCAAACACTCAG GACAGTGAAGGTGCTGAAcccaaatctctctctctggccaCTTTGTTTGGTTCTCAGCATCAACATCACCACTCATCCAAAACGGCCACAGCCACAGCAGAACCCGGGTCAGCAGCAGGGAAAGGCTCTCGCCCACCAGTAGCCCGCACGCTGACCTATGATGACACCCTGATAAACTCTGGCAGAAGTGTTCACAGATCAGATGGAGGGAGCAGGGCAGTAACTGGGGAGGATGATCATCAtcagcaggagctgctgcagcactgtCCAGCCATCCAGAAGCTCATGCAGGGACAGAGAGGTGTCCTTCAGACCCTGTCTGAGTCCCCCGAGAACAGGCTGTGTGACAACGGGGTGCCAATggatcatcatcaccaccatcatcatcatcaacagcaccatcatcatcaccatcaacagcaacagcaacagcttcAACAACACGACCCAATCAAAAAACTTTTCCAAGCTCAACTGCCTCCCCCTCCTTCCTCGTCCTCCTTCTCCCCTGCTGCTCCCTCTTTTTGCTCCATCCCGCCTCCCCACCCTCTGCAGCAGCACCCCCACCTCACCTCAAAGTCCTTAATGGTGGATTCTGGGTCATGTTCCCACCTTCAAGTTCAACAAAACCAGCAGCTGTTTTTCAGCCTTTCTAAGCCTCAAACAGACGGTGGGCACAACATTATGTCATTATCAGCTCTACAGAAAGCAG gTCTGTCTTGCCAGATGCCTGGTGTGGTGTCTCCTCATGAACTCCTCCAAAAGCTCCAGTTGGTTCAGCAGGAGCAAAGCTTGGCTTCCAGTGAAGCTCCTCGACACTGTCCCGGATTGGCCCCTCGGTTCCTGGGATCCACTCAGAGTCAAAGTGCCTGCTCTGTTGTGGGTCCAGGCCCAAATCAGATTGCAGCTACTGTAGGTCAAAAGGCTGCTCCGCAGTTGCCAGTCATTTCTGAG ACCATCTCCCCCCATCAGATACCAGCCACTGTGGCCCCCAACCTGCTCCTCTCTCCCAGTGTGTTTTCTCAGGCAAAGTCTGGCAGTGGTTCATCAGCAGTTGCTCAGGAGAACTGCCATGAGGTGCCAGTTCTGTCCAGGTCCCAGCTCCAAGCCACACTGCTGCACCTGATCCAG actgATGGCTCATTCCTGGACACCATCCATAAGACCTACGTCAGCCGTTGTGCTAACAACTCCAGCACCAAGTACCAATGA